The Dermacentor andersoni chromosome 1, qqDerAnde1_hic_scaffold, whole genome shotgun sequence genomic interval GTGTTCGCACCTAGTACTCAAGacgaattgtgaccaactcgcccaacaagatgTCCTTTtaagttgattatgcatttcaatttttttcgcaagtaatgtctgcctctttgaatagaccagctcatgaaccagaattgtgctatctgccacaggcaacctttgaaATCTTTTTTAAAGTGCTTGCGGAAACAACCTGTATATATACTAGACAGGAAAGGGATGcgaagagcaggctggcaactgccaccggaaggggcacaacgcctgcctaccctTCAGAAAGCAGGAGACAGCAACAGAAatagaagataggaagaaggggatgGAAGACAAAAGAAAGATTGCTCATCTCAAAGAATTAGGTAGAACACACACAATACAGGTCACAcgcagtagggccggtcactgcaggCCACGCCACTAAATATTgttgaaatagaaaaaatagtGTCTGAGTTCCTGTCACTCGGAAACAGAAATAGGCTACAAATGTGAACCTAAGGTAGATTCTTTTAGAAAAGTAAGAGTGTGATGCACCTGATTGCGTCGAAActcacaaccactggggtacaaataTTTGTTGAGTGTCGTACACTGCAGGCCAAGAAGGTGACAGTCTCTCACAAGCGACGTGCGCTGTGCAGTGGAAGCAGGACACTACAGTATCAGTGGACATGATGGACCAGCCACATGTCCTTGTCATTATAAACGTTCGCACACGCTCACACAGCCAACCCTTAGCTTGAGTAGTAGTGCTCTAGTGCGACAAGGCAAGCCTTGATCGCGAACACGGGGTGGGAACATTCCATTTGCGATGCGCtagtctggatgctgcttgagtaggtgttGACAAATCACAAGACGAGCTTCATGAAGCTTGCACAATATTTCAGGGCAGGCACAGCTGTTATGAGCGCAAGTGAAGCCAGCCGAACAGCCTCGTTATTTCTGGCGACCTTTATGTGTGAAGGTATCCGTTGGGCAACGAGAGATATGTCATATGAGACAATTTTGTtggcagagtcattaatgctgcgcacaactggaCAGTCAATCTGACTGCGTTGTAAACTGCTAAGGGCAGCGCGAGTCTGTAAAGGTGGCAATCTTACACTTACACAAGTAAAACAACCAAGATCCAACAGAATGAAATGGTATAAATAGAACAAGTACCCTTAAAAAAATTTGTGATGCACCGTAACAGGTAAAAGGCTTTTGTTCTAGGTATGCATACACATTTCTTTAGCCAACTGGAATTCTTGTGTGCTTTTATGCACTAAAGTAACGTCTTTTATGCCTCTTTGTTCAAATAATCTACAGGAATCGTGGAAAGTTGCCCTCAAGAATAAGTTTaagaacaacagaaagaaggcAGTGAATGTGTCTACGGAAATGCAAGCGGTTCGGGCCCAGAGCTACCGCAAGAGTCCCAGGGAGCCAGTGGTGGAGGTGGCGAACAAGAAGCTATGCCGCCTCTCTGTTAGTGTTTGTTAattatttctgttttgttttgcatGCCCTTCTGAAAAATTTAGGTAAAGTGTTGTCAGTGGTGCACATCTTTCGGCTGTTTTTTGTTTCACTGATATTTTTCTTTTAACTATCAAAGTTACGTCACTGAGGTGCTGGTTTTACATATTGCAGgacaacaatgacctcatcatttaTGGGGAGACCATGGAGTCGCGACAAAAACATAACGAGTGGCTACAGCAACATTTTGCAACTGCTGATCCAGAAGATTTGCGGCCACGTCTTCTTGCAACAGCCAAGGAACGGCACGAGTGTCTTCGCCGAATCACGTTGTCGGAGGCGCTCCTGCAGTATCCTTTCCTAGCAACAGAACACTCGGTATGCTTATGTTCAACGTTTTCATGCCGTTCATGTTAATCATAATGGTCTCTATTTTCAGCTGCTGATGGAGTTCAATATATTGTTCAAAAGAACAATACTCGACAGTATTGAGCATGGCTGCAGCCGTCTGTGCAGCATCATTCTCGACCACGCGGAGCAGGACGAGGTTGTTCAATTCTCTGCCATGGCTTCTGGTAATTTTATGTGTTGCTATTTTTTATAGATTTTCAGTGTTGACAAAACTGCTACTCCTTTCGGGGATCAACCATTTCTGTATATACATAAGTTACATTATAATAAAATCTTTTGCATAATTACTTTTATTCACTTGAGCTAAATGTACCCAGAGCAAGTAACTTCTTTACTCTCACATGCAAGCTACAACAGGTTTTTTCAAGCTGTAGAGGATTAACCACTATGAGAGAGCATGCCGTGTTTGTAGGAGCCTGCTTAATGCGACTTcatatgatgattatgattggTAACTGTCTTCTAAAGATGTAGTTCTGGCACCACACTGAATTTGCTCATTCAAAACTAGAAATCTGCACGAGGTTACTAACATCCGGGTTGGATTCTTGAACACTAGGAATGAGCTGTTTTCTTTGTAATATGCTGTGTAAGGTGTGCTTGAGATGGCCAGAAACGTTGACTACACCGCATGGGTACACTTTCCAGTGAATATGAAACAGCTTTGTAATAATGTAACAGCATTGCAAACAACTGTTGCATTAAAAGTTTATAGCAAAAACTACAACTTGGATAACATTCTTGCGTAAGCAGACCGAGATAAAATGAAGACTTAGATGTGGTGCTTGCATCTACCTTTTGTCCCTGTGCGCTTGCGCAAGAATATAGAAGTTCGCATGCCAACAAGCCCAGCATGCAGCAGCGCTACAGAAATGGCAAGATGTGTGCCCTGTCCCTTTATAGCCTTATGCATGAAGTAACTATGCCGATACATGCATAGCTCTagctaatttttttctttacataaaATAAGAGAGTAAAATAGTACTGAAGTGTATCCTTCACTGTTTGCAGAGGATGGTGTGCTTGGTGTCCTGAACTTCATTGCAGGCCGCTGCAATGAATCACTTGATGCTATCTTAACAGAAGTAAGTGCTTCAAGACAGAGGAGGTATTAACATATACAATAGCTGGACTGGAGCACAGTTGTGTTAATCTCCTTTTGGACTGCATGTGGGGCCTGTTTCTGCCTATCATAACTTTCTGGGGGCACTGCGCGTCTGCTCTTCCCTCGCTAGATGGGAGCTGCTGACCCTTTTGCTCAAGGGAGCCTAAACACACTGATTTCATCTGACATCTGTTGCTGAAAACTAATGCTTAGCGAAAATTTAATGACCATGTTTTGTGTAGTCCCAGTGTATTAGTTAGCTTTTATTTAAGGTCTTGGTTAGCTTATTTCTGAATTGTGTGCTTTGCGCACATATGCTGTGACTTTCAGTAAGACAAATTTATTTCCATATCTGAACATGCCCCCTTTTAGGAAAACTTAAATATAACACACTTTATGAATGAATAAAACAAGGCATTTGCTTTTTTGTAACCATCAAAATTAGGGGCTTGTTATGGAGTGACCTTAGGTTCGTGTAATAAAAttgttaatttttgttttgttccacAGACAGCTGCGGTCCCACTAACTCCATGCCTCCAGAGGGCATCTGATGGCTCCCTCGCGCTGCACATCGATGCGCAGCGATTGTTTGTGACGTCATCACTGCTAgcaggcctggcctgccttttcgcttcgttCTGGGTATTCCACATTGTATACCCAAAAAAGGCCCACAGGATTTTAACATTCattgagcactgctttctggatttGTGTTACACAAAGCCACGGGTGAAAGCATTAGAGTTAGTAAATT includes:
- the LOC126516708 gene encoding uncharacterized protein, with translation MAGVVCLAILETGERKKLVLPTGTHAELLAALAPFVPVNENTLLQVHDDDLDDFIDLEADAIIPTKAKIKVARKTVPHTDESMIAVQCTSPDTSFSNASDNAGPTNELLGLSDGSSIVEVHVPLQKQFDYLDFKLPSFGPYEEVLQRKEPVGGPVRRAIINRLFQACFEIVWYPSKELYCTAVEQLIQKYPHLRDNVKIGSGMESWKVALKNKFKNNRKKAVNVSTEMQAVRAQSYRKSPREPVVEVANKKLCRLSDNNDLIIYGETMESRQKHNEWLQQHFATADPEDLRPRLLATAKERHECLRRITLSEALLQYPFLATEHSLLMEFNILFKRTILDSIEHGCSRLCSIILDHAEQDEVVQFSAMASEDGVLGVLNFIAGRCNESLDAILTETAAVPLTPCLQRASDGSLALHIDAQRLFVTSSLLAGLACLFASFWVFHIVYPKKAHRILTFIEHCFLDLCYTKPRVKALELVNFYKNCC